CCAAGCTCACCGATTCCGGTTTCTATCTTCTCACGGTCGCCGACGATTATGACAGCCACGTTCTCCGGCACGACGTATTTCCGCGCGACTCTCAACACGTCGTCTTTCGTTACGGAAAGGATGTTGAAGACGTAAGTGTCATAATATTCATCAGGCAGATCATAGACTTCTAAATCCGCCAGCTGTCCTGCGATCGAACCCACCGTCTGGAATCTGGCGGGAAAGCGCAGCGCCACAAAGTTTTTTGCTCTTGTCATTTCTGCTTCCGTTACATCTTCAAAGATACCGTTCAGTTCCTTGAAAAATTCGGTGAGTGCTTCTTTCGTAACGTCCGTCTGGACGTCGGCGGACGCCCCAAACGCTCCGGGGACGTGCCTGAAGCTGAAAAATGACCGCGCGCCGTAAGTGTATCCGTGTTCCTCCCTGAGATTCTGGTTAAGCCTCGAAGCAAAAGAACCGCCGAGTATCGTGTTCATCACGACTATCGGGAAGTAATCATCCGAGTACCGGTCGACGCCTATTCTGCCGATGCGAACTACCGACTGCGCCGCACCCGGTTTATCCACAAGATAAACCTTTCTCCCTTCGATCTGAACAGGCACCGGAACTTCAACCGAATTAACCTCCGCCGCTTCCCATGAACCGAGGATCGATTCTAATTTCGGCAATAACGCTTGAGGATCTACGTCACCCACTACGATAAGCGAGGCGTTGTTCGGTTTGAAATAAGATTGATAAAAAGAAATTAGATCGTCTCTCGTAAAACTCTTGAGCGATGATTCGGTGCCGAAGTTTTCTCTGCCGTATGGATGATCCTCGCCGAAAAGCGTCCGCCTAAAGAGTATACTTGCTATCTGCCGCGCTTTGTCATGCCTTTGTATCAGCGAGTTTAACCGTTCTTTTTTTAACCGCTCGAGTTCCTTTTCAGGGAATGAGGGCTTAAGGAGGATATCGGCAAAGAGTTTCAAAGCATCGTCGAATCTCGCGAGTGTGGAGTTTAACGAAATGACCGTCGTGTGCCGTCCCGCATTTACCGATATGTTTGCCCCGAG
This portion of the Candidatus Neomarinimicrobiota bacterium genome encodes:
- a CDS encoding insulinase family protein, translated to MNNFNLKQSLRTTRIMLYAVIFALTLTSCSTPKPVVDRSMPPALGAPPSFSTPEIAHLKLSNGLPVTLFEKHNVPIVQMNLIVNTASIMDPEGKEGLASMTATMMDEGAGEYDALALADAIDFLGANISVNAGRHTTVISLNSTLARFDDALKLFADILLKPSFPEKELERLKKERLNSLIQRHDKARQIASILFRRTLFGEDHPYGRENFGTESSLKSFTRDDLISFYQSYFKPNNASLIVVGDVDPQALLPKLESILGSWEAAEVNSVEVPVPVQIEGRKVYLVDKPGAAQSVVRIGRIGVDRYSDDYFPIVVMNTILGGSFASRLNQNLREEHGYTYGARSFFSFRHVPGAFGASADVQTDVTKEALTEFFKELNGIFEDVTEAEMTRAKNFVALRFPARFQTVGSIAGQLADLEVYDLPDEYYDTYVFNILSVTKDDVLRVARKYVVPENVAVIIVGDREKIETGIGELG